In Lineus longissimus chromosome 13, tnLinLong1.2, whole genome shotgun sequence, one genomic interval encodes:
- the LOC135498454 gene encoding uncharacterized protein LOC135498454 isoform X2 — protein MRVTLLCSPNMNDGTVSKKIGKKRTVGTASATDSQDQPTDDSGPPSSPISCSQKSVEDETTATSSCSSQDCEVEVFGGRKKKISPIKLPASASLWKDDTWWADGDVLMGSPLDLLRIKYDSEFIDNHIGADDEDDYKSIFEMAHVKIDQDLEEKINKKQEEMTKWLPEKFNIENLDFEDTEKLKLSMSFLIYIMDKSNMDQQGYWIYHGCMAYLKRLKSIFEMCLAQPPAKPDEQTFTWLFCTFTQMLSIDLPSGGCMPRSLRVCGNDVKSIPDLRMLKVEDMKLKGCYEISVVTVKKRTVSVVKDQEEQSDAAGDNLIKRRRLDKLKNTFSSDLRGQHAAELLVELPFSAVKGYNNDNLIFGLVIQATKVSLTCLRMKKEHLQELLEETSEVSPSHKANIFYTRPYDMLCAEDRKHLVYILTTLAKLAGHII, from the exons ATGAGGGTTACCTTGCTGTGTTCACCAAACATGAATGATGGTACAGTGTCGAAAAAGATAGGTAAAAAACGTACAGTAGGAACTGCTAGTGCTACGGACTCGCAGGATCAGCCGACGGATGATTCGGGACCTCCGTCTTCTCCGATATCGTGTTCACAAAAAAGCGTGGAGGATGAAACCACTGCAACGAGTTCGTGTTCTTCACAAGATTGCGAAGTTGAAGTGTTCGGTgggagaaagaagaaaataagtCCAATAAAACTGCCAGCATCGGCCAGTTTATGGAAGGATGATACTTGGTGGGCTGATGGGGACGTGCTTATGGGGTCTCCTCTGGATTTATTGCGCATAAAATACGATAGTGAATTCATTGACAATCACATTGGCGCTGACGACGAGGATGACTATAAGAGTATATTCGAAATGGCCCATGTGAAGATCGACCAAGACCTGGaagaaaaaattaacaaaaaacaGGAAGAAATGACTAAATGGTTACCCGAGAAGTTCAACATCGAAAATCTGGACTTCGAAGACacagaaaaattgaaattaagcaTGAGCTTCCTAATATATATAATGGATAAAAG CAACATGGATCAACAAGGGTACTGGATATATCATGGATGTATGGCATACCTTAAAAGACtgaaaagtatctttgaaatgtGTTTAGCCCAACCACCTGCAAAACCTGATGAACAGACCTTCACTTGGCTTttctgtacatttacacagATGCTATCAATTGATTTGCC TTCCGGTGGATGTATGCCCCGTTCCTTGAGGGTGTGTGGTAATGATGTGAAATCTATCCCTGATTTGCGTATGCTGAAAGTTGAAGACATGAAACTGAAGGGATGTTATGAAATCTCTGTCGTCACT GTGAAAAAACGCACTGTGAGTGTAGTGAAAGATCAGGAAGAACAATCTGATGCAGCAGGAGATAACTTGATAAAGCGACGTCGTCTTGACAaactgaaaaacacattttcaagtGATCTTCGTGGACAGCATGCTGCCGAGTTATTAGTTGAGCTTCCATTTTCAGCTGTGAAAGGTTATAACAACGACAACCTTATCTTTGGTTTGGTCATCCAGGCAACAAAG GTCAGTCTTACTTGTCTAAGGATGAAGAAAGAGCACCTGCAAGAGCTGCTTGAGGAGACAAGTGAAGTAAGTCCTTCACACAAGGCGAACATTTTTTACACTAGGCCGTATGATATGTTATGTGCAGAGGATCGAAAGCACTTGGTTTACATTTTGACAACTTTGGCTAAGCTTGCTGGTCATATTATATGA
- the LOC135498454 gene encoding uncharacterized protein LOC135498454 isoform X1 encodes MRVTLLCSPNMNDGTVSKKIGKKRTVGTASATDSQDQPTDDSGPPSSPISCSQKSVEDETTATSSCSSQDCEVEVFGGRKKKISPIKLPASASLWKDDTWWADGDVLMGSPLDLLRIKYDSEFIDNHIGADDEDDYKSIFEMAHVKIDQDLEEKINKKQEEMTKWLPEKFNIENLDFEDTEKLKLSMSFLIYIMDKSNMDQQGYWIYHGCMAYLKRLKSIFEMCLAQPPAKPDEQTFTWLFCTFTQMLSIDLPSGGCMPRSLRVCGNDVKSIPDLRMLKVEDMKLKGCYEISVVTVGEVKKRTVSVVKDQEEQSDAAGDNLIKRRRLDKLKNTFSSDLRGQHAAELLVELPFSAVKGYNNDNLIFGLVIQATKVSLTCLRMKKEHLQELLEETSEVSPSHKANIFYTRPYDMLCAEDRKHLVYILTTLAKLAGHII; translated from the exons ATGAGGGTTACCTTGCTGTGTTCACCAAACATGAATGATGGTACAGTGTCGAAAAAGATAGGTAAAAAACGTACAGTAGGAACTGCTAGTGCTACGGACTCGCAGGATCAGCCGACGGATGATTCGGGACCTCCGTCTTCTCCGATATCGTGTTCACAAAAAAGCGTGGAGGATGAAACCACTGCAACGAGTTCGTGTTCTTCACAAGATTGCGAAGTTGAAGTGTTCGGTgggagaaagaagaaaataagtCCAATAAAACTGCCAGCATCGGCCAGTTTATGGAAGGATGATACTTGGTGGGCTGATGGGGACGTGCTTATGGGGTCTCCTCTGGATTTATTGCGCATAAAATACGATAGTGAATTCATTGACAATCACATTGGCGCTGACGACGAGGATGACTATAAGAGTATATTCGAAATGGCCCATGTGAAGATCGACCAAGACCTGGaagaaaaaattaacaaaaaacaGGAAGAAATGACTAAATGGTTACCCGAGAAGTTCAACATCGAAAATCTGGACTTCGAAGACacagaaaaattgaaattaagcaTGAGCTTCCTAATATATATAATGGATAAAAG CAACATGGATCAACAAGGGTACTGGATATATCATGGATGTATGGCATACCTTAAAAGACtgaaaagtatctttgaaatgtGTTTAGCCCAACCACCTGCAAAACCTGATGAACAGACCTTCACTTGGCTTttctgtacatttacacagATGCTATCAATTGATTTGCC TTCCGGTGGATGTATGCCCCGTTCCTTGAGGGTGTGTGGTAATGATGTGAAATCTATCCCTGATTTGCGTATGCTGAAAGTTGAAGACATGAAACTGAAGGGATGTTATGAAATCTCTGTCGTCACTGTTGGTGAg GTGAAAAAACGCACTGTGAGTGTAGTGAAAGATCAGGAAGAACAATCTGATGCAGCAGGAGATAACTTGATAAAGCGACGTCGTCTTGACAaactgaaaaacacattttcaagtGATCTTCGTGGACAGCATGCTGCCGAGTTATTAGTTGAGCTTCCATTTTCAGCTGTGAAAGGTTATAACAACGACAACCTTATCTTTGGTTTGGTCATCCAGGCAACAAAG GTCAGTCTTACTTGTCTAAGGATGAAGAAAGAGCACCTGCAAGAGCTGCTTGAGGAGACAAGTGAAGTAAGTCCTTCACACAAGGCGAACATTTTTTACACTAGGCCGTATGATATGTTATGTGCAGAGGATCGAAAGCACTTGGTTTACATTTTGACAACTTTGGCTAAGCTTGCTGGTCATATTATATGA